AGCAGGAATTGAAGTAACAATTGCAAGCACAAAAACTGGAGAGGTTATTGGTGATTTTGAAGGAAAAGCAATTTCCGAAAAGGTCTTCTCCAACACTCCAGCAACCGATTTTGACGTTATTTCTGTCATTGGCGGTTCTGGCACCATTGATCATCTATGGGATAACGATGAAATATCCACGTATTTAAAGAAAGCACACAATGATAAAATCCTTGTTGCTGGAATTTGTGCTGGTTCAGTCTCTGTTGTGAAAGCTGGGTTACTTAAAGATAGAGAAGCAACTTGCTAC
The genomic region above belongs to Bacillus sp. A301a_S52 and contains:
- a CDS encoding DJ-1/PfpI family protein, with product MSKKALLIIPPDRFNEDELFKPKEALEKAGIEVTIASTKTGEVIGDFEGKAISEKVFSNTPATDFDVISVIGGSGTIDHLWDNDEISTYLKKAHNDKILVAGICAGSVSVVKAGLLKDREATCYPVDVQKNQLKENNVKYVEKHVIAHSDVITGDGPDGAEEFGKALVDAIN